Genomic DNA from Fusarium keratoplasticum isolate Fu6.1 chromosome 2, whole genome shotgun sequence:
CCAGCGTTGTTGGTCGTGTTAATCCACAGGTGAACAGGCCATTTGCTTCCTTGCGCCCCGCGCATCCCACATCGCGGCGATGGTTGTCAGCTTCCGGCCCGCCctgcctctctctcctgACATTACCATTCTCACAAGCTATCCTCATGGAGAATCAGGGTCAAAGCAAAAGTAAACAATGtttttcttatatctcttCTATACCGATAGGACTGCTCTGCTCGAGCCTAGTTGACAGGCTTCCTACACACAACTCTCTGTCAATTTCCCGCCCCCGTTCCTTTCCCGTCGTGGAAACCTTTAGGTCACTCTTTTCATCCGCAACATCTGCAGCGGTCACAAGCACTGGCATCGGGAAGCTTTCGTTCTGTCGTGCGCTGTCAGTAGCAATCCGCCTGTCACTTAGGCACGTTCTGACCTTTTCCTCGTCTGACAGCGGCAAAGCCTTCTCAGTAGACTTGAACTCATATTTCTCGCCTCTCCGACGTATGCATATATATACCTCAGCATCGTAAGTCTGATGGATATTGAGGCCGTTCCTCTTGAGAGTGCTCCATTTCTTCTTGAAGTTCTCATTGCTTCGGTCTCTTTTAGCCCCCTGGGTGTGCTTACCAACTGCCATTGTGAAAGATCGACGAGGCAAGGACTATAACATGGCCTGGGGGCGGGGTATAAATAACTAGTTCCTCTTGTTGTCGCTAATTTTAGTAGATATTatgttggtgttgttagTTTATAGTTTTGTGTATCCAGGGACCTGTTTTGGTCCCCCCTTGAGCTGCACTTGGCCAGCAGAGTGGACTGGGATCATGCAGCTTTCCGCTCCCCTGTAAAGACATCACATGTGAAGCACCCCACCTGACGGTACGTGCATGACGCACCTGGCGCCCTTCATTTGAGCTCCAGGGCTGCGATGCGTTGCGCTTTGGAGGCGTAGTTTCGTGGAGgcgcttctcttcctcccaggATTGTTCTCGAGTATCTATCGTAGGCTTACCTTGCCTAGCCTCATCAAACAGTAGACAAGCAATAGCTCTATCTTCTGGTAGTGGCTAGTGACAGAATAAGCCGGACTGCTGGAGCGATGTAATCCGGCTGACTGCTTAGGTTGGTATGGTCAAGACAGTCTAAGCATGaccggcttcttcctcgcggCACGTTGAGCGTGGAAGGTTCGAGAACCGGGGGTAGTAAGTTATTGGTCCTGTCCCAGAGGCTGCTTTTCTGCTCGAGCGGCTAAGTCTCGGGTATTTTCTTATCTTGATAAGAGTACGCTATCGCAACCAACACGAGAATTTTTGGGCCACGGATCTGACCTTGAATCCGGCTGCAACAGAATAGGTCCCAGTTTTGGGACCTCGCAATGTGCCAGGCCAGGCTATGAGATAGCACGTTGTGTCCTGGGCCAGTTTCTAGGATAGGACATGATGTCACAGCACAGAAATTAAGATAGTGCATGGTGGTATATCACAGTGCCTGGCATGGTACGTTTAGTGCTGGCACATTCAGTATCACAGTACATTCAGTATCCCAGTATAATTGGTACCACAGTACATTCAGTATCCCGGTATATTCCCTCACAGTACATTCAGTATCCCGGTATATTCCCTCACAGTACATTCAATATCACAGCACATCCATTCACAGCATTACTATCCCAAAACTCGGTCCCAGCCTTATTGTGTCAGACTCGCCCGCAAGGACTGCGCCTCAGCAACAAACACGTCCTTCTCATGCTTTCCTGACACCCATTTCCTCTTCCGATTTCGTCGGTTGACGTTGACGGGTCCGAGAGGTTGTCGAGTACGGACTTCCGCCAGCATCAAATCCACGATCATGTATCTGCCAGTGCGTTTATCGTAGAGCACGTTGCGTGGCTCAGCATCGCGGTGGAGGACTCCATGCTGATGTAATCGACCGAGTGCAGTGAGAATCTTGTTGACGACATCCGTATTGACTTCTCTCAATCCCTTCGACACTGGTCGCCCGCCATAACTGAGGAATATGAAGTCTTCGTACACACCGCTGTTGAAGTAATAGGGCTTGATGAGGTCAACAACACCGAGGCAGACCGGAACGAACTTCCCCTGAAGGTCCCGGAGATGACTGTATATCTTGTTCTCGTAGAGTAGATGCTCAGCATCCATTGCCTCTACCCCTTTCGCCACAAGTGTGTAGCCATGCGACGAGAGGCAGAATTTGAAGAGTGACCCACGTGAACCAGACAAGTAGAGCGGCACGCAATCAGCATCCTTTCCGCGATCAACTGCTAGTTGATCTCGCGCCAGTTGAAGAAACTCGCGCCGGTTGATGTGCGCATTGCCATGATCCGCCAAGTTGGGGCATTTCTGGTCCATTGGGCCACCAAACGCGAGCCCACGGAGACACTCGTGCGTGCAGTACAGTCGATCTTGAATGTTTGGTCGCACGTTGGTGCCCTCTTGCGAGGCTGCGTTTCCATCTCGCCCCTGCATCTCGCTCGATCCGACGCCTGTTGATGTAGTGGTCGAGGCACCTCGGCGACTAACGCCTGGGTTTGGcgttgggcttgggctctcgtcgtcatcgtcgtcgctgtcgtcaCCGCTGGGTTGCTGCGCCCCGTCCTGAGGTGGCAAGCATCGGGAGCGTGTCCGGATTGGAGAGCGTACAAACCCTTTCCACCGTTGCGCCTTGTAAGTAGTCTCGCGTCGCGGCTTCCGATCTGTTTCCGGGATGCTTCGCAATACGTCCTCGTACTCCACGGCCCATGTATTGAGATGCTCAGCAGCGTCATGCCAGGCTTGACAGGGTGGCGGCGATCGGATGGCCTGAAGCACAAAGGCAAAGGCTTGCGCAACAGCTGTGCGATGGAGCCGagtctcgtcatcatcttggacGTCTAGGCTTGGCACGCAGACGGAGTAGTAGACACAGGAAGGGTCGTCCGGGATGCGGAGGAAAACATATGCCTCCCCGGTGTCGATGTACCCATACTGGATCCCTTTACCTATCATGTAAGAGAAGAGCTGGGTCACGACTGCAGTGGCAAGTCGCCTGGCTGCGAATTCATatccctcgccctcctggTTGATCACATCACGATCTGGCTGGATCTCCGAGACCAGCCCAGTAACGATCTCGCCGCGTCTCAACTTATGTGGCGCCTTGTACTCGATCGCAACGGCAGGAATATTTTGATCGTCAGAGGTCCGGTATATGCAGAACTGATCTCCTCGGTTGCCCTTCCCCCGCGCCTTTCGCCGACGTCGAGTCAACCGGTTGGGCGGTCTGGAACTAACCGACACTTGCTCCATCGATTCGGAGAGGGAGTCGTCGGTAATACCGAGGTTCATGTGGCTTTCGAAAGTCACCGTtccatcaaggccgagatgaCTCCTCAGCGACGAGTCGTTGTACGTCGCGTCCATCAGCTTCTGGACGGCATTTTCCACAACGTCTCGCTCGCTATTTCGGAGTCCAATCTCGCTGCTGACCGGGCGAAGCAGGGACCTCACATAGTCCAACTGATGTCGAGATGGAAAGGCGGCTTGGGAAGAAAAGGAGGGACTGAATGAAAGCTCATCCCAGATATGTTCTTATTCCCTTGCGAATGTGGCCCACGGGATGATTCGTTGAGGATAAATTCGCCCAGTCGGGTTTGTCGTGTCCCCTTGTGTCGTCAAGGAACGGTCGGTTATTATTTCGATAGCAAGGCTGAGCGAATGGCATATCTCGAGATATGGTTGGAGTGTCAATGGTCGCGATGCATCTGCGAGtttctcggcttcttcgCGTCGGCGTTGCTCTTCTTCGCGTCGGCGTTACTCTTCTTCGCGTCGGcgttgttcttcttctcgttggtgttgttccTTGAGGGCGCGACCTTCGGCGGCTTCACGTCGGcgttgctcttcttctcgttggtgttgttctTCGAGGGCGCGGCCTTCAGCAACTTCGCGTAGGCGCTGCTCTTCCCGTAGCTGCTCTCGCAGCCTCTCAAGTTCTCCCATGGAGGCTGATGGATTTGCGCAAGAGGGAGCGGGTGATCGGCGTCGAGAACTGGTTTGTTGTTTTGAGACGCTGGATAAGGGAAAAACATCGGGACAACAGAACAAGTCCTATCCAGAGAACTATATTATCATAAGCGGGTCGGTCCACACAGCCACATCGAGGGCCGAAATGTGGGGCTTGCCCAAGCCCGGTGTCGGGATTTTCAACTCACTCACATGTGATCAACCCTTGGGCCAACCCCAGCTGGAAGCGCCATGTTTACAGTTACCTTAATGTATAACAGATGGTGTCCTGGAATGTATTGAAAAAAGGAAGCCAAGACAAGGTCATTTTAGAACAATTGTTGGGCTGCAGTAAGGGCAGCACCTATTTTGGCCGTTTCATTACTGCTGCATATCTAATATGTCCACGCGTTCTTGTCTGTCCTTTAGCGCTTTAGCCGCTCAGCCCAATTCAGGGACCCTCCACTCCCTTGATGACGTGGCCTCCCGCTGATGCGAATAGGTTGCACCGTTGACTTTGTGCCTGCGTATGCAAGCCCTAGAGTGTGCTGGCTTTTGCTTGCACGCGGTGCCTCGTTACTTCAGCGGATTCACTTACGACTCAGGCTACGTCGACAGGTCTATCTGAAGCATTATCTAGTGCAGGCAACACCCCACTCATGACCCTCCGCAAATACAACCCCGCTAGGCTTGGCCCTGTGGAGGCCGATCGTCGTTCGCAGCATCACTTGCTGCAGATCCCTGCACTGTTGTACACTTCGGCCATCGTGCTCCAGCGTAGTTGTGCGCACGACCTCTCACCTAAGATGTCTTCGCCTGCCCGTTTTCGGGAACACGAAGTTAGAATGAGAAAGCGGTTTTGCTCTATTCTTAGGAACGGAGTGAGGTCAGGAAACAGTATTCCTCTGTTCCTGGGAACAAGGAGAAGTCAAGAAACAGTATTAGTCTGTTCCTGGGAACAGAGTAAGAACAAGAAAGCAGGATTGCCCCGTTCCCAGGAACGGAGCCAAGGTGAGAAAGCAGTATTCCTCTGTTCCTGGGAACAAGGAGAAGTCAGGAAACAGTATTCCTCTGTTCCCAGGAACATGAAGAAGTCAGAAAGCAGTATTCCTCTGTTCCCAGGAACATGAAGAAGTCAGAAAGCAGTATTCCTCTGTTCCCAGGAACATGAAGAAGTCAGGAAGCAGTATTCCTCTGTTCCCAGGAACATGAAGAAGTCAGGAAGCAGTATTCCTCTGCTCTCAGGAACAGGGCGGTCATCGGATCCACATCATAATCGCACGCCCCTAATCTAACAAGCAGAACGGCTATTTAGATATCGAGAGGAACAACTCGGTAAAATGCTTTGAGAATACAGGATTCTACAAACACGTCGACGAACTACAGAATATCGCTTTTATGTCTCTTGCTAATGGGTACACATTATACCAGGGGTATACACACCGATGCACCCCTGGACTCTTGGTATCCACATGCACATCACCTCATGGATGTGATGTCTTCTAAAATTAGACTAGGAACCGCCACGCTAAAGTCAGGGCGGCGACAATGCTTTGCTGACGGCGAATAAGATCCAAGACTTCTAAATTAAGCTCCCCAAGAGCACTCCCCCGAATCCTCAGCCGCAGCGTGATCTACCTTAAAATAGGCACGAGGGATAGGAGGGATTTTGACGCTAAACCTCTCATCATTGCTAGCCAAACGCCAAATGGCCAAACCCCGCTTACCGGGCATGGCTGCCCGGGAATGGCGGCTGAAACCGAGTAGGAAtagaacctgaacctgaacctcTCATCATTACTTAGGGAAGACACTGATAGAGCCGCTGAGCATGGTTGCCCGCTAGATGGCGCTGGGCCTATCTGTTAATCCACATGGCTTTTCTCCTCTGTCCGCATGGAGCTGGATTGAGGCTAGCTACTTCCCCCTTATCTGTTATCTGTATCGATAAGATAGTACGATAGGCATCGGTGTTTTAACCATCCGTGGATCGCCGGCCCGAAAGGAGCGCATCGACTAGCCTCACCAATATTCATCTGTCACGTTTGAGGTTCTAAATACGGAGGTCGTTATCATAACGTAGAACAGAAACAGATTATCAAATACACGTCCATAAGTTTCATTTCATACTACTGTGTCGCTCAATTGCTCGCATGTTCTTCCGGCGCCACCGATTCCGGCACGGGCCATGCGCAGTGGCGATCTCGGACGTGCACTTGATATCTGTTGAAGTATAAGTCTCAACAATCTTCTGGGGGTAACCCATTTTTGTTTCAACAATATCACAGTATACTCGTTACCACAACACACTCGATATCATAGCACAGACCGTACCACATCCTGCGAACCAGCCCAATTTCCGACCTCATCAAATGTGGGATGATTAGGGAACGGAAAGTCTTTCGGGAATGGGCTCTGGGGTCAGGCTGGGATGGGAGTGGGTCGACTAACGGCTATGATGTCTTGAATAGATTCACACATTAATAGCTGCGAGGGCAAACAGGACCTGGCAAGTTGCAGACGCAAGATCTGTAGCTTTATCGCTATGAGAGCGTTATACAAGCACACACCTTGTTTCCAACCAATAATGCTCCCAACATCACCTCGAAGACCACCGCTCTGCTCTTGCCTCTTGGCTTTGTTTCTTAAGAGTCATTGTCGGTCCTgccggcagcagcagcataCCCGTTTGCTTTCATATTGAACCGACGTGCTGGACGGAAGCGCGTAAAGCGAGATCTTATCGTTTCCAACCACTGGAATTCCCTATCGTAAAACCCGCCTGCAACCCAGGCGAATAGGTTCCATCGCCACAACGCGAACTTGGTCCACGCCGTGGGAATGAAGTTATGCATGCCGGCGTACTCGAAGAACTTGGGATAAAATCCGGCGCAATCCCAATCAATAAACCATAGTTGCCCTTCGCGGTCGAGAATGATATTGCGAGGCGCCAGATCATGATGGGTAAAGACAAATGGGCAACTGTATGAAAACACCGGTCTCGGGCAGGTCACATGCTCTGCCGGTGTCTTCTTAATCTCATGGCGGAGCGAGACAAAATTGGCCCAGAAATTCAAGAAAGCATTGACCTGTTGAAAGGTAGCTCTAGGTGGCAAGCCGAAAGAATCTTCGAGAAAATATGACCTGCATTTGCCAGTTGCCAGTGATCCAGATGAGGTTGAAACAACCGACCTCAAGCGGTGGATGACGTGACGAAGTTGGAAGGCAAGTCGAAGGCTTGCTATCCAACCAAGCTCTGGCCACGCCATATCAAGTGTTGTTCCAGGAATCCGATCCATAATGCAATAAAACGCATCATCGACCTGGATAATTCGTTGAATGTGTGGGACATGGATACCAAGCTGACCTGCGAATTTCATAGATTCCgcagcatcctcaagctcatcctctGCATAGCCCTTGGCCAAATACTTAGAAGATAGTGGTATAACATTGGAAAAATTAGGTAAACTGGGAAGAGAAGTGACGTGGCCGGCAAGTTCTGCATCCGTGTAGGTAAAGAGCCTCGTGTCGTCGAAGTTTGAGTCCATTTTGAGTGTGATTtaaaagaagagaatggAAAAACGAGATTGTCATAATCGGGATCTTGAAGGGATGCCAATATATAACCGACAATTTTCCGATAGCTACACAGCCACAGATCGCCACTTATGTGGCGACAAAATGAAAGGATACCTCAGCATTGATCCAACTGTCCTTTTTTACTCAACGTTCTCCACGCAACGGCAATCGCACAGCTTTCAAATAGGTAATCAAATGACACACAGCATCGACATGATATCTCACGAGATTCCAGGTTgtaaatttattaataacctcCGACCTATCCTTCAGCAGGTCCTCCCATTGCGGCATTTCCTTTTACTTGCATCGTGTCCTTCCTTATACGCCATCATTCAAGTGAGCGAAAGGTTCCTTGCCTGACTTCTCGAACATCGTACCCCGAAGGATTAATGTAGTAGTAAGATACCGCGCTCCAAGCTTGACTGGCACTCTCAGGTTCAACAATACCCTGTCGTTCAAGACGCGAGATCAAAGTATAGACCCAAAACCTACAACCTTCCCATTCAGGCGTGAACGTGTATTTCTGAAGTCCATTGCTGTTGATCAGATTGATGATATCCCCAACCTTTGGTTTGCCGATAGTATTGAAGGACAGCCCATGAATGGCCTTGTTAGTGAATCTGTATCTCTTCGACGAAATTTCGATCTTACCTCGTAACCCATCAGAACCATAGCCTGGGGCCATATCCATCCGAACCGAGTGAGTTGGTGATATCTCTAAGAAAGTAGCCCAGTGGTTGGTAGGCGGATCCTCTCCGTCTCCTTCGTTGTTCTCGTTGACGTAGGCACAGATATGTATCTGTTTCACTGTTCTTCCAAGATCACTCTCATTGAAATTGTCTTGGTCCCAGTTGCGATCCATAGCTGCCTCGTTATAAGCATCGTAGTTGACTATAATGGCGTCTGTGGTGCTACCTACCTTCTGAAGGGATACAAGGCAGAGACTGAGCGGTAGAGAAGATAGGATTTTGCTCTGGGATTGAAGACAGTGAAAAATAAGCCCAGGGAGAAAGGAGCAGCTGCGTGGCCTTATATGGCCTCTAGGCTCGGGTCTCTTCACTTCGAGTCCTCGGATGAAACGCACAtgctcagccagccagcagctCTTTCCATGATGGTGGGTGAGGGCGCTTGGGTAGGTTAGCAGGGGTTGCGGCCGTCCGTTAAGGCCCAGGCGCCTACGGTACCCAGGCCAAAGCACCGTGGTGAGGCATCCTTGAACGCGGCCTTTCAAGCGTTCAGGCGTATCGCTGAGGAATCTTTATTAGCCAATAGAGCCCTCCCCTTTGAGCATTGCCCCTCAAGGGCTACATCGGTGCTATATCAGATGGGGAAATCGACTGCATGTTGTGACCTAATACTAGAATAGTACTAGACTCAACACCTACCCAATCAGACTGCTTAATGTTCCCTTCTCCGTCACGTGAACTCATCGGCTCGGAAATTAAATTTTGCGGGAAACGTCAGGCGGGGTCCGCCCATGTCTCACCACAAGCACAAACAGTCGTCAGGCGACAATGAAATGCCCAACAAATACCCTATCTCCATGGCGACTTCAACAGCGTACAATGATCAGCAATCGATATCGACGGACGGATTCATCTGTTCAGATGACACCGTGCTGGGATTGCGCGTTTCGACAATGAGGCAGGACAATATGCCATTGGGATCGGTCGGCGGGTTCATGTTCTTCAAACAAAACGTTTTGGATAATTCAGTATGTGAAAACTATTCTTTTTAGCCGCAACATAGGAGCTGAATTCTCTTAGAGCATAATGGAAACAACAAGATCTTATCTGCAGTGCGAATCAGTTGGCTTGGGACTTTACCGAACACTAGGACCTGTCCCCGGAGCTTATTCGTTCAGGAAAAGCAGCCCGGGTCTGCCCGTCGAATCTGTTGTGATTCACGTATTGGCGAAAAACACGAAGATAGTGATTTGGAAGGACTCACACCGGATCCAAGTACCTTTCTCCAAGGGGAGTATTGGATTATGGCAAGCTCTTCCTTCCGATCTTCTGGACGCTGGTTCACAACGCGTTGAGCGAACGTTTGATAATGGTGGCTAGTAAGTAAGGCATTCAGATCGCAGGCAACTTCTTCTTACACTGGGGCTAGTTGTATCCGTGATACTCGTGTTTTCATGGAGGTATTGCAAGGCAGCGCTCTCACTTTCGCAATAGGGAACAGGGGCGCGCTTCAGAAGTGGGGACCGATGGAGCTAAATGAATCACTCAAACCAACAATAGAAGCGATGCAAACGCCAGTATTTGAGGTCAATGTCATATACTCTGATGAGCAGAGAAAATAGATTTGATTTATAAGCATGAGGTATCTGAGGGTAAAGAAAACGGGTAGAGAGGTGGTATAGTCGAGTCTTCAAAGATCGGTGGATACTCGGGAAATTCTTCTGTGAGAGTCATGTTTGGCTGTGAAATAACCGGATAGAGAGGCGGTATAGCAGCCTCTTGAAAAATTATTGGATTCTCGGGGAGCGTAATTGCGGAAACCATATGTGTATTCGAAGTGAATGAATGGACAGGCGGTATGGTAGCGTCCTCGAAAATTGGCGGATACTCAGGGAGCTCCTCCGTGAGAACCATGCTTGGCAACGAAGTGATCGAGTAGAGAGGAGGGATAGCAGCGTCCTCGAATATTAGCGGATACTCGGGAAGTTCCTCCATGAGACCCAGAGTAGGCTGCGAAATAATTAGGCAGTGAGTCGAACGAACGCCATCTTCTAGAATTGTTGCCGTTTCGGCCTGCATCTATGGTGCTTCGATAGTGGTCTCCCCATCTTCCCACTGCGTCTGAGTTAAATGAAACTGGACTAGTTGAGCTTCCGATGAGTGGCTTATATTATTTCGGTGCGGTACATCCATTGCTGACGTATTGTTTGCTTCGACGCCAGACGTCACGGTTGTCCTCAGCCTCTTGGTAGCACTGAACTTGTGGCCTTGGTGCATCGGATTCGACTTCTTTTTTCTGTTCTGCGGTATTGAAACACCGAAATGGGTCCTATTGAGGAAGGCTTCCGGATGTGTTAGATGCTCACGACGATCCGATCTATAAACTTCCTTCCAGTTGTTTGTCGAAGCCCTGTCATTCCGGTTGGTCACTTGCCTCTCATCACAATCATGGCTTAGAGCCACAGATACCTTTGTGCATATCTCTCCACAAAATGCACATATCTGAAGGCAAGCAGCATCTATGGCTTCTAGTTAGCACCCCGATTCTTGCTTGGTTTCAATAGAACACTTGACATACGTGACTTGAGGTGCTTGAGTATCTGCTTACGTGTTGGGAAAACACGCTGCTCCGTGCGGCATTTACGGTATGGACACAACACCGAGGCCTCATTTCGAGTTGTTTCGTTTGTGCGGCCGAACTCAGGAGCGTAGGCGGCGTTGATATCCTCCCCCTCAGGTTCAATACCATCGGCATTGCCATAGTAATCGTAGGTACAGccggcatcatcgccattgtTGTCTAGGCGGTTGAGGTAAGTGACATCCCTCATAACAGATACGTGCTCTGGGAAACCTCGAGAGGGTTTGTCCTGGGTAGAATGTATTTGGACACAAGACAACGTTCTAACGAGATCCTCTTGTTCAAGCTGTAGAGAATGAGCATAGAAGACAAAGATATCTAACCAAAAGAATACTAGCCTTGTATTTTGTAATGTGCCGATGCAAGGCATCGTCAGTGTCAAAGGCTCTGAAACATATTTGACATGCTCGACCACTAGATCGTGTCTGATCCTCCGTATCCTCCGCATTGTGTAACGAGAGGTTCCGTGGCAAATGCGCCTGAAGTTCCAGCAACCTGATGAGCAGTCGTTGTTCTCTGAACTATACAACGTTAGCAGAAACCCTGGCAAGGCTTCCTTATATGCACTGGCCTGATACTCTGTAACGTGGTGGCGTAGCGACTTGTTTGAGTCAAATATCTTAGAACATATCTGGCATTTCAGAGATCGGTTGCCAGATGGACTCGGATCAACGAAAACGAAGGTAGTCATTGGTGTAACTAGAGGGCTTGACGTGGATTTTGGCAGGAGGCAACATTGAGGCAACATTGAGCATGATGTGAGCGGCGGGGTTGGTGATTATGGGGCTGGACTAGGCTTTGATTGGCTGGAATGAATCTGATGTGATATAAAGGCCTCCAGATGCCGCACTGTGTCGCTTCGACACAAGACTCTTTCTATTCACATTATCCCGCACCCGCAGTCAACTTTCGCGTGCAAGCCAAAACGACTCATCATGCCTACTTGCATCGAATGCAATGATACCGGCAAGGTTGGTTCATCTGCCTGCACCAACTGTGGTGGTAGCAGCACATCCAGATAAGAACATCTTATCCGCCCCTAGTAATCTTGAGATGACCAAACAGTAAGAGCAGACTATCGCCTTATGTAAACACCTTACTAAGAATTTTCAGCATGGGTATCGCCTAATTATGGGCCACATTCGACGGATTCTATGAACTTAGGATATGCTTTGATTTGGCCTGTATCTTGTAGTTTTGCATCGCACCCTTTTCATTGAATATTAAGCCgtgctttttttcttttcccttttATTTTGGTGTCTGATCATGTGGTTGTGTAGACCTTGAGTCATTTGGTGCCGACTCCGATGTTAGCCGAAAACACTTGATTGAACTTGCATTCAGGGGCGATCATACCCGCTAAAATGAAAATCTTGACCAAAAAGGTTGACGGGCTGCATAACGTGCTTTCTGACCTAAAAGGGAATCGGGCTGCATGTTATGATTTTAAGCCAGGAAAGGAAGTGAGCTGCGGTGGCGAGATACCTACCAAAACGGGAAGTAGATTGCAGATCGAGGTCGCGAACTAAAACGGGAAATGAGCCGCGTATCTGCTCTTTTGCCGAAGCGGGAGCTCCAATCAAGAATACCCACTTAACTCGCTTAACCACCCCTGAAAAGCGATTGCCTATTAATGTTTCTTGCATTGGCCAATGATGTATACCAATTAACCCAGATGTTGGCTTCTTTAGCTGCAGTGGATTACATGGAGACTCAACGTGTTTGTTGTCAGAGCATAAGTTCATGCACAAACTAGCACAAAATAATTGGTCCGTGTGCCACGAAAGATCTATTGCCAGGGCTAAAGATGCGGCTGATAGCTTGCAGGACGGCATATGCTCCTGAAAATAGTTGTCATGGGTCTCCATGGGGAAATTATAACAGTAGACTGTGAACACAATGGATATAAAGTCCTGGCGTGCAGCCACTTTGATTAGACAAGGGCGGAATAAGAAAATCTCATTTCACACTGATGGGATCTTGCTGTGTCTTGTAGGTCTCGCAATAGGTACGCTTGGTTGATGGTATACAGGGTATGACCGCCCTTGATGCAGCCAAGGAGGCAGCCGTTTAAAAATCCACCGTTGGGGGCTAGATGATCATTGGGGGATTAGATGCCGTCGCGccaacggcatcatcatTTCTCGCAACTTGCAGGTTAACATAAACCCCAGCGCAACCTTGGTACCACATTGCAACCAAATGAGAGCAGCCAATAGGATATGCTTGCGTTATACGCGGCATCGATTGTAGCCTACTCTCAGCTGAGACTGACATGCGTCCGTGGCCAGACTAAGACAGAAGTAGGGAGAGAACCGCGGTCAGTGGCCTGTGCAGTTCTTGCTAACCATCGCGATGGGTACCTTCATACAGATTTGGTCGCTCTTGATGCGGCCTTCACATCAGCGCTGTTGATCCCTCAGCCTGTTTCCATCTCGGCCCATCAATTAAGGGAACTCTGAAAGGGATAAGAATGCCGATGTTCCCGCTGGGATGGTGTTTGTTTCCCTCTTGTTCAACACACTACTTCCAAAGACTTACCACTTTACAATCTTTTACTCTCCAACTTGTTCGTCATGATGCTTCTCAGCAATCTTAGCCCTCCTCTCATCCAAGAGGCCCTATCTCAACATATGTCTGTCTTGGACCTCTTCCTTCCTGGGTTCAC
This window encodes:
- a CDS encoding Protein kinase domain-containing protein translates to MDATYNDSSLRSHLGLDGTVTFESHMNLGITDDSLSESMEQVSVSSRPPNRLTRRRRKARGKGNRGDQFCIYRTSDDQNIPAVAIEYKAPHKLRRGEIVTGLVSEIQPDRDVINQEGEGYEFAARRLATAVVTQLFSYMIGKGIQYGYIDTGEAYVFLRIPDDPSCVYYSVCVPSLDVQDDDETRLHRTAVAQAFAFVLQAIRSPPPCQAWHDAAEHLNTWAVEYEDVLRSIPETDRKPRRETTYKAQRWKGFVRSPIRTRSRCLPPQDGAQQPSGDDSDDDDDESPSPTPNPGVSRRGASTTTSTGVGSSEMQGRDGNAASQEGTNVRPNIQDRLYCTHECLRGLAFGGPMDQKCPNLADHGNAHINRREFLQLARDQLAVDRGKDADCVPLYLSGSRGSLFKFCLSSHGYTLVAKGVEAMDAEHLLYENKIYSHLRDLQGKFVPVCLGVVDLIKPYYFNSGVYEDFIFLSYGGRPVSKGLREVNTDVVNKILTALGRLHQHGVLHRDAEPRNVLYDKRTGRYMIVDLMLAEVRTRQPLGPVNVNRRNRKRKWVSGKHEKDVFVAEAQSLRASLTQ
- a CDS encoding APH domain-containing protein — encoded protein: MDSNFDDTRLFTYTDAELAGHVTSLPSLPNFSNVIPLSSKYLAKGYAEDELEDAAESMKFAGQLGIHVPHIQRIIQVDDAFYCIMDRIPGTTLDMAWPELGWIASLRLAFQLRHVIHRLRSVVSTSSGSLATGKCRSYFLEDSFGLPPRATFQQVNAFLNFWANFVSLRHEIKKTPAEHVTCPRPVFSYSCPFVFTHHDLAPRNIILDREGQLWFIDWDCAGFYPKFFEYAGMHNFIPTAWTKFALWRWNLFAWVAGGFYDREFQWLETIRSRFTRFRPARRFNMKANGYAAAAGRTDNDS